A window of the Pelagicoccus albus genome harbors these coding sequences:
- a CDS encoding hybrid sensor histidine kinase/response regulator yields MLSESNKNNTKSRIESGHDALSEKKSGNRLPEETKSDPCSGLGLDWSFFAKLSTPGENTAYSLHDGHLSFIETDSNCEKIWGLSTGQSRHANLALLVSDAPALKSWLVNLDPSSSGQDFRVNLSSPTNSARGLLLKAFPLFISSEPAKTRIVLKAVPAIDTPAAGKVFPVNLNLNSTHEFDGSFVKASNSWAELLGISIDQLPKLNLREIVDRADAERLEKLLLETQQDNYVKSCILRFRSESGTTKSVLLSARRDLGQDKLVIEGKNMTVEGGNPAMDLLKTSVELVNESVLLLMRVGSSMRICYANRAFEHMTGYRYSRVAGSSLAQLHGPQTNAQAILDIEECLQNQEEHTCNLLLYRKNGDSFWANAYLTPLRNESGEADYFAVILEDATEVRNVSNELAKKNVELNDALANLKETQKNLIQQESLRVLGQMASGIAHDFNNLLAPILGFSELLLTVPKTMQDKGKLTSYLKKIQVAAQDGAAVVSRLREFYRSQNSPEEFIQILPDELLWQVKELTRHRWKNQAEARGVNIDFQMSMSSGRPIMGNEPELRQVFTNLIINAVDAMQKNGAINISVSDQDGSVRIVISDTGTGMNEETRTKCLEPFYTTKGKLGTGLGLSIVFGVVQRHHGTFNIESEEGVGTRIIMEFPAVKQEYKEEIDLDESGEMRSLRIMLVDDEEVLLEVISELLASGGHTVDVFGDPNSALESFRHKEYDLVITDRAMPLMSGDQLAAAIKKIAPTTPVFMITGFGDLIKDSGEMPECVDEVLGKPVPLDVLNRKLAEIAAKK; encoded by the coding sequence ATGCTTAGCGAGAGCAATAAGAACAATACCAAAAGCCGCATCGAATCGGGCCACGACGCCCTATCCGAGAAGAAGAGCGGCAACAGACTGCCAGAAGAGACGAAGTCGGATCCCTGTTCGGGCTTGGGTCTGGACTGGTCCTTTTTCGCTAAGCTGAGCACCCCGGGCGAAAATACCGCCTACTCGCTGCACGACGGTCACCTTTCATTCATTGAGACTGATTCCAATTGCGAAAAGATCTGGGGTCTCAGCACAGGGCAAAGCAGACACGCCAACCTAGCCCTCCTGGTCTCCGACGCTCCCGCCCTCAAAAGCTGGCTTGTCAATCTAGACCCATCTAGCTCCGGACAAGATTTTAGAGTAAACCTCAGCAGTCCAACCAACTCGGCAAGAGGGCTTCTCTTGAAAGCCTTCCCTCTCTTTATCTCTTCCGAACCGGCAAAGACCCGTATCGTTCTTAAGGCCGTACCGGCCATAGACACCCCTGCCGCAGGCAAGGTCTTTCCGGTTAACCTAAACCTAAACTCCACTCATGAGTTCGATGGAAGCTTCGTCAAAGCATCCAACTCTTGGGCTGAGCTACTAGGCATTTCCATCGATCAACTTCCAAAGCTCAACCTTAGGGAAATCGTCGATCGTGCAGACGCGGAGCGTTTGGAGAAGCTGCTCCTGGAAACGCAGCAAGACAATTACGTGAAGTCCTGCATCCTTCGCTTCAGATCGGAGTCCGGCACCACCAAATCCGTTCTGCTGTCGGCGAGACGTGACTTAGGGCAAGACAAGCTGGTCATCGAAGGAAAGAACATGACGGTCGAAGGTGGAAACCCAGCCATGGACCTGCTCAAGACAAGCGTGGAACTGGTTAATGAATCCGTGCTCCTGCTCATGCGAGTAGGCTCCAGCATGCGAATCTGCTACGCCAATCGGGCCTTCGAGCATATGACTGGTTACCGCTATTCACGCGTGGCTGGCTCCTCTCTCGCCCAACTGCACGGACCGCAGACCAACGCCCAAGCGATTCTGGATATTGAGGAATGTCTACAGAATCAGGAAGAGCATACTTGCAACCTGCTTTTGTATCGAAAAAACGGTGACTCCTTCTGGGCCAACGCCTACCTTACTCCCCTTCGTAACGAATCCGGGGAAGCTGATTATTTCGCTGTCATTCTGGAAGACGCCACCGAAGTGCGAAACGTCTCCAACGAGCTAGCCAAGAAGAACGTCGAGCTAAACGACGCTCTAGCGAACCTCAAGGAAACCCAAAAAAACCTAATCCAGCAGGAAAGTTTGCGCGTACTAGGGCAGATGGCTTCTGGTATCGCTCATGATTTTAACAACCTGCTAGCGCCTATTCTCGGTTTCTCCGAACTGCTCCTCACCGTTCCCAAAACGATGCAGGACAAGGGCAAGCTGACTTCCTATTTGAAAAAAATCCAGGTCGCCGCTCAGGACGGGGCCGCAGTAGTCAGTCGCTTAAGAGAGTTTTATCGCTCCCAGAACAGCCCCGAAGAATTCATCCAAATCCTACCGGATGAACTACTCTGGCAGGTGAAGGAACTCACCCGCCATCGCTGGAAAAACCAGGCGGAAGCACGCGGTGTGAATATCGACTTCCAGATGAGCATGTCTTCCGGACGCCCCATCATGGGTAACGAGCCGGAACTGCGTCAGGTTTTCACCAACCTGATCATCAACGCCGTCGACGCCATGCAGAAAAACGGAGCCATCAACATCAGCGTTTCTGACCAAGATGGTAGCGTTCGTATCGTAATTTCCGATACTGGCACTGGGATGAACGAGGAAACACGAACCAAGTGTCTCGAACCTTTCTACACCACCAAGGGAAAACTGGGCACGGGACTGGGTCTCTCCATCGTGTTTGGCGTCGTTCAACGTCACCATGGTACCTTCAACATCGAATCGGAAGAAGGTGTCGGCACCCGCATCATCATGGAGTTCCCTGCCGTCAAACAGGAATACAAAGAGGAAATCGATCTCGACGAATCCGGAGAGATGCGTTCCTTGCGCATCATGCTGGTTGACGACGAAGAGGTCCTCCTCGAAGTCATTTCTGAATTGTTGGCCAGCGGCGGACACACTGTCGACGTCTTCGGAGATCCGAACAGTGCCTTGGAATCGTTCCGCCACAAGGAATACGACCTGGTCATCACCGACCGAGCCATGCCGCTAATGAGTGGAGACCAGCTCGCAGCCGCCATCAAGAAGATCGCCCCCACTACACCGGTGTTCATGATCACTGGATTCGGAGACCTTATCAAAGACTCTGGAGAAATGCCGGAGTGTGTTGACGAGGTACTTGGAAAGCCAGTCCCCTTGGATGTGCTGAACCGCAAGCTTGCCGAAATCGCGGCCAAGAAATAG
- a CDS encoding LuxR C-terminal-related transcriptional regulator: MKSVVIIEDQTAIREMVSEFISMLPGYEIVGSFGTGEEGLQGCIKLKPETVILDVGLPELSGTEVLRGLTLHVPGVKVLVFSGRASSANIRELLSAGAQGYVDKMDGFDEFKKALDIISGGGTFIGPKMASVMRSLILNPDAASSEIPLSDREKQILQLVAESFSTKEIASRLNISVRTVDNHRTNIMRKLNLHDVAALTRYAIKHELISLA, from the coding sequence ATGAAAAGCGTCGTTATAATCGAAGATCAAACAGCAATCCGAGAAATGGTTTCTGAGTTCATCTCAATGCTTCCAGGCTATGAGATAGTGGGCTCGTTCGGAACCGGAGAAGAAGGATTGCAAGGGTGCATCAAGCTAAAACCCGAGACTGTTATCCTCGACGTCGGCCTTCCTGAACTCAGCGGGACAGAAGTCCTGCGTGGCCTCACCCTTCACGTTCCCGGTGTCAAAGTCCTCGTATTCTCAGGAAGAGCGAGCTCGGCGAACATTCGTGAACTGCTGTCAGCCGGAGCTCAGGGATACGTCGATAAGATGGACGGATTCGACGAGTTCAAAAAGGCTCTCGATATCATCTCTGGCGGAGGCACTTTCATCGGGCCAAAAATGGCAAGCGTCATGCGCTCGCTCATTCTCAACCCAGATGCAGCTTCCAGCGAAATCCCCCTTTCAGACCGCGAGAAGCAGATCCTGCAGCTCGTAGCCGAGTCCTTCTCCACCAAGGAGATCGCGTCTCGTTTGAATATCTCAGTTCGCACCGTGGACAACCACCGCACGAACATCATGCGTAAGCTCAACCTCCATGACGTGGCAGCCCTAACCCGCTACGCCATCAAGCACGAGCTCATCTCGCTCGCCTAA
- a CDS encoding rod shape-determining protein, producing MSITTSKSAPKKAKAKQNTNELLLVGLDLGTNQTCIQVAKPTTGKVVSSELIPSIVGYTTEGILPGIIPGDATTLFGQLALKYKLHLNLIQPLRDGIIADMDAARDFLVHLKETAGISPDAEARAVIGMPANADSAARENTRLAVTGIFDKVILIPEPFLAALGSREEAELVKSEYVDPVCNSLFVDIGAGSTDVCLIQGYYPSAEDQISFAFAGDAVDEAIQDSLINKYPDSQISIAKCREIKEKHSFVQGNTQQATHPVMISGKIKQLEVADAVGSACDTLLKKIFEAVRALIIKADPDSIPDLLQNIIITGGGSMIKGLDAALQKLLTEEGFEGCKVTSIGEDYKTRVAGGAIKAAFQAKERQWQTLLR from the coding sequence ATGAGTATCACCACATCCAAATCCGCACCAAAAAAAGCGAAAGCGAAGCAGAACACGAATGAACTGCTTCTTGTCGGGCTCGACCTCGGCACCAACCAGACCTGCATCCAAGTAGCAAAGCCAACCACCGGCAAAGTTGTCAGCTCCGAACTGATCCCCTCCATCGTGGGATACACTACGGAAGGCATCCTGCCAGGCATCATCCCAGGCGACGCCACCACCTTGTTCGGCCAACTCGCCCTCAAGTACAAGCTACACCTCAATCTCATTCAACCGCTCCGCGACGGCATCATCGCCGACATGGACGCAGCTCGCGACTTTCTCGTACACCTCAAGGAAACCGCTGGCATCTCCCCCGACGCGGAAGCCCGCGCAGTGATCGGCATGCCTGCCAACGCTGACTCAGCCGCTCGCGAAAACACTCGCCTCGCGGTAACAGGCATCTTCGACAAGGTAATCCTTATCCCAGAACCATTCCTCGCCGCTCTCGGCAGCCGAGAAGAAGCCGAGCTCGTCAAGAGCGAGTACGTAGACCCTGTCTGCAACTCCCTCTTCGTCGACATCGGAGCAGGTTCCACCGACGTTTGTCTCATCCAAGGGTACTACCCATCCGCAGAGGACCAAATCTCCTTCGCTTTCGCGGGAGACGCCGTCGACGAAGCCATCCAAGACTCTTTGATCAACAAGTACCCAGATAGCCAGATCTCCATCGCCAAGTGCCGCGAGATCAAGGAGAAGCACTCCTTCGTGCAGGGCAACACCCAGCAGGCTACTCATCCGGTCATGATCAGCGGTAAGATAAAGCAGCTCGAAGTGGCCGACGCAGTCGGTTCCGCTTGCGACACCCTGCTCAAGAAGATCTTCGAAGCAGTTCGCGCTCTTATCATCAAGGCCGACCCAGACAGCATCCCAGATCTCCTGCAAAACATCATCATCACCGGTGGTGGCAGCATGATCAAGGGACTCGACGCAGCCCTACAGAAGCTTCTCACCGAAGAAGGCTTCGAAGGCTGCAAGGTCACCAGCATTGGAGAAGACTACAAGACTCGCGTGGCGGGCGGCGCCATCAAAGCGGCTTTCCAAGCGAAAGAGCGCCAATGGCAAACCCTTCTCCGATAG
- a CDS encoding YceH family protein, translating to MSETATTDPSPLSLVETRILGCLIEKEATTPDLYPLTLNSLVNACNQKSNRLPQLQLDDQTVSTGLESLRLKKLVLLVTQSEARVAKYRHSLDNVYPIPKPQVAILAELLLRGPQTAGELRTRCERMCHFESLDEMKSELAELAQRSSPLVIELPRQPGKKDSRFAHLLSGEPEFEASELTSATPDQALKVDLAMTLSPEVEERISNLEQTVSDQADAIKALQAELAEFRAQFE from the coding sequence ATGAGCGAAACCGCAACTACAGACCCATCCCCCCTCTCCCTCGTCGAAACTCGCATCCTCGGATGCCTGATCGAAAAGGAAGCAACCACCCCAGACCTTTACCCGCTCACGCTCAACTCTTTGGTCAATGCCTGCAACCAGAAGAGCAACCGTCTCCCTCAATTACAGCTCGACGATCAGACCGTGTCCACCGGGCTAGAGTCCTTGCGGTTGAAAAAACTGGTTCTGCTGGTCACCCAGTCCGAAGCTCGCGTCGCCAAATACCGACACAGCCTGGACAACGTCTACCCGATTCCCAAACCGCAAGTCGCTATCCTCGCCGAGCTCCTGCTACGCGGACCGCAAACCGCAGGTGAGCTTCGCACTCGTTGCGAGCGCATGTGCCACTTCGAAAGCCTGGACGAAATGAAATCCGAATTGGCGGAGTTGGCCCAGCGGAGTTCCCCTCTCGTGATTGAACTTCCCCGCCAGCCGGGCAAAAAGGACAGCCGCTTCGCCCACCTGCTCTCTGGCGAGCCGGAATTCGAAGCCTCTGAACTCACCTCGGCGACTCCGGACCAAGCTTTGAAAGTGGATTTGGCCATGACCCTGTCCCCCGAAGTGGAAGAGCGAATCTCAAACTTGGAACAAACCGTGTCGGATCAGGCGGACGCTATCAAAGCGCTACAGGCGGAATTGGCAGAATTCCGGGCCCAATTCGAATAG
- the gspG gene encoding type II secretion system major pseudopilin GspG, whose product MRRRNSLRGKKSGFTLVEILLVLGLIALLMGVVVVNVDGIFGGQQEEMTKMKINESLSAPLFKYKTDTGNYPTTEQGLQALLTKPSNDRGRWRGPYVKSEESLLDAWNQELKYRFPGTQNPGSYDLYSLGADGTESGDDIGNW is encoded by the coding sequence ATGAGAAGGAGAAATAGCCTACGCGGCAAGAAGAGCGGTTTTACCTTGGTCGAAATCCTGTTGGTGCTAGGCCTGATTGCCCTTTTGATGGGCGTAGTGGTCGTCAATGTGGATGGCATCTTCGGTGGCCAGCAGGAAGAGATGACCAAGATGAAGATCAACGAATCCCTCTCGGCTCCCCTTTTCAAGTACAAGACCGACACTGGCAACTACCCGACCACGGAACAAGGCCTGCAAGCTTTGCTAACGAAGCCTTCCAATGATCGCGGACGCTGGCGCGGACCATACGTCAAAAGCGAAGAATCCCTTCTCGACGCTTGGAATCAGGAGCTCAAGTACCGCTTCCCTGGGACGCAGAACCCAGGAAGCTACGACTTGTATTCGCTCGGCGCGGACGGAACTGAATCTGGAGACGACATCGGCAATTGGTAG
- a CDS encoding prepilin-type N-terminal cleavage/methylation domain-containing protein, with protein sequence MRRVINVSRSGFTLFEILLVLALIGLLSSLFVLNIGSLLRDGELETLEREYWRAVESARAGAVFKQQAHFLEWDADESQFLVKAGSSVESFPVSLDSSGNYEIDVLFEEVAAENSYLLIRGELVAVREIVTVGFFPDGTCSPYTVSLQVEDFVTRFQMDPWTGVELVNPHSGEESAI encoded by the coding sequence ATGAGGCGCGTGATCAATGTCAGCCGGAGTGGTTTCACTCTGTTTGAGATCCTGCTCGTTCTGGCTTTGATCGGGCTCCTTTCCTCGCTTTTTGTGCTCAACATCGGCTCGCTTCTTCGAGACGGAGAACTGGAGACTCTGGAGCGTGAATACTGGCGGGCGGTCGAGTCGGCCCGCGCTGGAGCTGTATTCAAACAGCAAGCGCACTTCCTGGAGTGGGATGCCGACGAAAGCCAGTTTCTGGTCAAGGCGGGAAGCTCGGTAGAGTCCTTCCCGGTGTCCTTGGATAGTTCCGGAAACTACGAGATCGACGTCCTTTTCGAAGAGGTCGCCGCGGAAAATAGTTACTTGCTAATTCGCGGTGAGTTGGTGGCGGTTCGAGAAATCGTAACGGTGGGCTTTTTCCCGGATGGGACCTGCTCTCCTTACACTGTTTCGCTGCAAGTGGAGGATTTTGTTACGCGTTTCCAGATGGATCCCTGGACGGGGGTTGAATTGGTGAATCCTCATTCCGGAGAGGAGTCTGCAATCTAG
- a CDS encoding PulJ/GspJ family protein gives MDTEGEVSFNKAGAGFTLLEVMVAMALFFMAVTFFSMTYLNTLMAVEGMRVNQGLEQDMAAIRRQVLVLGDVEEIEQGGQVVTGEHGLATWRVEYEPTEVADLFEVTLSVELDPDDEENGVRQATETFYLTRPSWSEATAREELRARTKEKLLNRQLNINQ, from the coding sequence ATGGATACGGAGGGGGAAGTTAGTTTCAACAAGGCAGGAGCAGGGTTCACGCTGCTTGAGGTCATGGTTGCGATGGCCCTGTTTTTTATGGCGGTAACTTTTTTCTCCATGACCTATTTGAACACCCTGATGGCGGTGGAAGGCATGCGAGTAAACCAAGGCCTTGAACAAGACATGGCCGCCATTCGGCGCCAGGTTTTAGTTCTTGGGGATGTCGAGGAGATCGAGCAGGGCGGCCAGGTCGTTACCGGTGAGCATGGCTTGGCGACATGGAGAGTTGAATACGAGCCTACGGAAGTCGCGGACCTGTTTGAGGTAACCCTGTCGGTGGAACTCGATCCCGATGACGAGGAGAACGGAGTTAGGCAGGCGACTGAAACGTTTTACCTGACCCGTCCAAGCTGGTCCGAAGCAACGGCTCGCGAAGAGCTGCGGGCCCGCACCAAGGAGAAGTTGCTCAATCGGCAACTTAATATCAACCAGTGA
- a CDS encoding prepilin-type N-terminal cleavage/methylation domain-containing protein, with product MRKGAHRFSRSGRRSGFTLLEVLLAVALGAFIMTAITTFLFSMAELWGVGSNERLFQKHARGVARFLENSFLKASPPYDATGEDTDPVFWMNWEGDDSESISYLSFELEESPGALIWPDEPLPHVVCSLEFEEGEGLFMLWRSRLEETFDDDPPRRTLISPFVSEIRYHYIEYEEENPEWEIETLPQQEADGTYIMPERIELVFRFKEDEVKRQLILPTIMEGTPIL from the coding sequence GTGAGGAAGGGGGCGCATAGATTCAGCCGGTCGGGGCGGCGTTCCGGTTTTACTTTGCTCGAAGTCCTTTTGGCGGTGGCGCTCGGGGCTTTCATAATGACTGCGATCACTACTTTCCTTTTTAGCATGGCGGAGCTTTGGGGCGTAGGTTCGAACGAACGCCTGTTCCAGAAGCACGCTCGCGGAGTGGCCCGCTTTTTGGAGAACAGTTTTCTTAAGGCGTCTCCTCCTTACGACGCCACGGGTGAGGATACGGATCCGGTCTTTTGGATGAATTGGGAGGGCGACGATTCGGAATCGATTTCCTATCTGAGTTTCGAACTGGAGGAAAGTCCGGGCGCTTTGATCTGGCCGGACGAGCCATTGCCGCACGTGGTTTGTTCGCTCGAATTCGAAGAGGGAGAAGGGCTCTTCATGCTTTGGCGTTCCCGTTTGGAAGAAACCTTTGATGACGATCCTCCCAGACGCACTTTGATTTCTCCCTTCGTTTCGGAAATCCGGTATCACTATATCGAATACGAAGAGGAAAATCCGGAGTGGGAGATCGAGACGCTGCCCCAGCAGGAAGCGGACGGGACCTATATCATGCCCGAACGCATCGAGCTCGTATTCCGTTTCAAGGAGGACGAAGTAAAGCGACAGCTCATTCTGCCAACCATCATGGAGGGGACCCCAATCCTATGA
- a CDS encoding general secretion pathway protein GspK, whose amino-acid sequence MSLRRDAGKRGSILLMVLVLIVVVSFALTMFIEKAEVEIKGEGYFVKRSELRRDAWSMLEVAVAVLADVKAIDGSLYAPAQGWRDPLEYAQVTPREGLNVQFEFIDESGKVDINNLDRDSLILLFDELGFDLEISSGLSDVLLDWIDEDDETRIEGAESREYSTLELDAHPANQPLKSLDELRYLFGFRDLFFDENGSPLPIFQQLKDAVTVQEVSSLNVNSATSLALRAIADLDEYDKQAIDEFLRGLDGIVGTSDDNYFASEDDVTAVLVDIPDGAPLGNQISVLTVKVTVSEAGYSFTLWGTMSTTSEAPAMEQSGSNLRYPFDFLELREQPGFDNARPL is encoded by the coding sequence ATGAGCCTTCGAAGAGATGCCGGAAAGCGGGGCTCGATTCTCCTGATGGTCCTCGTCCTTATCGTGGTGGTTTCCTTTGCCCTGACGATGTTTATCGAAAAGGCGGAAGTGGAGATCAAAGGGGAAGGCTATTTCGTAAAACGCTCGGAGCTGCGTCGAGACGCTTGGTCCATGCTCGAGGTCGCGGTCGCTGTGTTGGCCGACGTGAAAGCGATCGACGGCTCGCTCTACGCTCCAGCCCAAGGTTGGCGTGACCCGCTCGAGTATGCCCAAGTCACCCCTCGCGAGGGGCTGAATGTCCAGTTCGAGTTCATCGACGAGAGCGGGAAGGTGGACATCAACAATTTGGATCGCGATTCGCTTATCCTGCTTTTCGACGAGCTCGGTTTCGACTTGGAGATTTCGTCCGGCCTGAGCGACGTGCTGCTCGATTGGATCGACGAGGATGACGAGACGCGAATCGAGGGAGCTGAATCACGCGAGTACAGCACGCTGGAGTTGGATGCCCACCCTGCCAATCAACCGCTCAAATCTCTGGACGAGCTTCGCTACCTGTTTGGATTTCGGGATCTGTTTTTTGACGAGAATGGCTCTCCCTTGCCAATTTTCCAACAACTCAAAGACGCGGTCACGGTGCAGGAGGTGTCCTCCTTGAATGTCAACTCCGCCACCTCGCTCGCCTTGAGAGCGATAGCCGATTTGGACGAATACGACAAGCAGGCCATCGATGAATTCCTCCGCGGGCTCGACGGAATCGTGGGAACCAGCGACGACAATTACTTCGCGAGCGAGGATGACGTGACGGCAGTATTGGTCGATATCCCCGACGGCGCTCCGCTGGGAAACCAGATATCGGTCTTGACCGTAAAAGTTACCGTGTCGGAAGCAGGCTACAGTTTCACCCTTTGGGGAACAATGAGCACTACTTCCGAAGCGCCAGCTATGGAACAAAGCGGCTCAAATTTGCGTTATCCGTTCGATTTCCTCGAATTAAGGGAACAACCCGGCTTTGATAATGCTCGACCCCTATGA
- a CDS encoding secretin N-terminal domain-containing protein, which translates to MRNWVPTLKTASLAIACGLASLLNAQQTSTVREAPDPSTIVDGYRIIDQELEGVLQILSEMTGRSILRPQALPTPKITFDSGGPITTGELILALESLLSLNDIGVSPLGERFLKVVPLNEIRTEAPELVVDSLSERQASGQVVSKLFRLQHLDSQTFQQQITPFLSPGFSTIIPFENSNAVIVTDTISNLQRLEYVVSEVDKPSRLNIEPVFYTLQFAQASEVANQIQQMIEDARSRFGEEGSGAGNSATRTNRRNERNQDSDTPQTVSDTGSASISQILFGSNTAISSDDRTNQIIIMTAPSNLEFFEGIIQKLDIKADPSTRIEVISLKHADASEVRDLLSQFVSGKTDTDGNDRSYSDSNNRDTSAGNATFRNNETSTTTARETMMANLANSAWEDRDSQFSSFMTILADERSNALVISGTRSDLSLMSALVEKIDVLLPQVRIEVLIAEVTLNKNRGLNRGMDAFTVTYEDQDDGSANIEIPSFNLLGLGGSGTFNYDDGVISDLTLTAILNQARSDSDVKLLSVPTLVTTHNKEAKIIEAVSYPIITSSQNSSVSDTYRQSVQYQNIGIEMVVTPLIGPNDVIQLEIDQTIDDISGSVTIGGNEQPIISKRQATSYVSVSDGEMVILGGLQKNKLDFEKTRAHFLGGVPILGGLFRTKTEEATKSELMVFLRPKIIRTTDDVNEDAMKKIGELESTNTIGGFLETGKVEIHEDDTEEEQPEKKRRLLPKGKH; encoded by the coding sequence ATGAGAAACTGGGTCCCAACACTAAAGACAGCGTCCCTAGCCATAGCCTGCGGGCTCGCCAGCCTGCTCAACGCCCAACAAACCAGCACGGTCCGCGAGGCTCCGGATCCGAGCACGATCGTCGACGGCTACCGCATCATAGACCAGGAGTTGGAAGGGGTTCTGCAGATTCTCTCGGAGATGACCGGCCGCTCCATTCTTCGTCCGCAAGCCTTGCCGACTCCTAAGATTACTTTCGATAGCGGTGGGCCGATCACCACCGGCGAGCTAATCCTGGCTTTGGAGAGTTTGCTTAGCCTAAATGACATCGGCGTGTCCCCGCTCGGTGAGCGTTTTCTCAAGGTGGTGCCGCTTAACGAGATTCGCACCGAAGCCCCCGAGTTGGTTGTCGACAGTTTGAGCGAACGCCAAGCGAGCGGGCAAGTAGTGAGCAAGCTGTTCCGTCTCCAACATTTGGATTCGCAAACCTTTCAGCAGCAGATCACGCCTTTCTTGAGTCCAGGATTCAGCACCATTATCCCATTCGAGAATTCCAATGCGGTGATTGTGACCGACACCATCAGTAACCTGCAGCGATTGGAATATGTGGTTAGCGAGGTGGACAAGCCTTCCCGCCTGAACATCGAGCCTGTCTTCTACACGCTGCAGTTCGCCCAAGCGAGCGAGGTGGCGAACCAAATCCAGCAGATGATCGAGGATGCACGCAGCCGTTTTGGTGAAGAGGGTAGTGGAGCTGGGAATTCGGCCACGCGCACCAACCGCCGCAACGAACGGAATCAGGACAGCGACACGCCGCAAACCGTGAGTGATACCGGATCGGCATCGATCAGCCAAATTCTCTTCGGCTCCAATACGGCGATTTCCTCCGACGACCGCACGAACCAGATCATCATCATGACCGCCCCGAGCAACTTGGAGTTTTTCGAGGGCATTATCCAGAAACTGGATATTAAAGCGGATCCATCGACTCGCATCGAAGTGATATCGCTCAAGCATGCGGACGCTTCTGAAGTTCGCGATTTGCTGAGCCAATTCGTATCCGGAAAGACGGATACGGACGGAAATGATCGGAGCTACAGCGATAGCAATAATCGCGACACCTCTGCGGGGAATGCGACTTTCCGCAATAACGAGACGAGCACTACGACGGCTCGGGAAACGATGATGGCCAACCTTGCCAACTCTGCTTGGGAAGATAGGGACAGCCAGTTCAGCAGCTTCATGACGATCCTGGCCGACGAGCGAAGCAACGCACTCGTCATTTCCGGTACGCGCAGCGATTTGTCTCTGATGAGCGCCTTGGTGGAAAAGATCGACGTTTTGCTTCCTCAAGTTCGCATCGAAGTGCTTATCGCGGAAGTAACCCTAAACAAGAATCGTGGGCTCAACCGCGGTATGGATGCCTTCACGGTAACGTACGAGGATCAGGACGATGGGTCTGCCAACATCGAAATTCCGAGCTTCAATCTGTTGGGCTTGGGCGGCAGCGGCACGTTTAACTACGACGATGGAGTAATCTCGGATCTGACTTTGACCGCTATCCTCAATCAAGCCCGTTCCGATTCGGACGTGAAGCTGCTTTCGGTTCCAACTCTCGTTACGACTCACAACAAGGAAGCGAAGATCATCGAAGCGGTTTCCTATCCGATCATTACCAGTTCGCAGAATTCCTCCGTTTCGGATACCTACAGGCAATCGGTGCAGTATCAAAATATCGGTATTGAAATGGTGGTTACACCATTGATTGGCCCTAATGATGTGATCCAGTTGGAGATCGACCAAACCATCGACGACATTTCTGGAAGCGTGACGATTGGCGGAAACGAGCAGCCGATTATCAGTAAACGACAGGCAACCTCCTATGTGAGCGTTTCAGATGGCGAGATGGTAATCCTCGGCGGTCTGCAGAAGAACAAGCTCGATTTCGAAAAGACACGCGCACACTTCCTGGGAGGAGTGCCTATCCTAGGTGGGCTTTTCCGCACCAAGACGGAAGAAGCGACCAAAAGCGAATTGATGGTTTTTCTGCGACCCAAGATTATCCGCACTACGGATGACGTAAACGAGGACGCCATGAAGAAGATCGGCGAGTTGGAGTCGACCAATACGATTGGCGGTTTCCTCGAGACCGGGAAGGTCGAGATACACGAAGACGATACGGAAGAAGAGCAGCCAGAGAAGAAGCGTCGACTTCTGCCAAAGGGCAAACACTAA